The following proteins are co-located in the Bacillus carboniphilus genome:
- a CDS encoding ABC transporter ATP-binding protein — protein MSIEIKNLSKKYGSYQAVKNLNLSVSKGELFAFLGPNGAGKTTTIKMLIGLLEPTSGTVEIGGVNIWKSPIEAKRKIAFVPDQPNLYPKLTGWEFLQFMASVFHVPEDVFTKRANELLSLFSLQGSAHDLIEGYSHGMKQKMALCGALIHEPEVVFLDEPTVGLDPKSAKTLKNHLRHLCDRGTTVFLTTHILEIAEQMCDRVGIILNGDLIALGTMDELRERSSQASLEDIFLELTGGEEAQDIISELSKDDKGE, from the coding sequence ATGTCTATTGAAATAAAGAATTTATCTAAAAAATATGGAAGCTATCAAGCTGTTAAAAATCTAAATCTATCAGTGTCGAAAGGAGAGCTGTTTGCCTTTTTAGGTCCAAATGGTGCTGGGAAAACAACCACAATCAAAATGTTAATTGGACTTTTAGAACCGACGAGTGGAACAGTTGAAATCGGAGGAGTGAACATTTGGAAGTCTCCGATTGAAGCGAAAAGGAAGATTGCGTTTGTTCCGGATCAACCGAATCTTTACCCGAAACTGACGGGGTGGGAGTTTTTACAGTTTATGGCGTCAGTGTTTCACGTTCCAGAAGACGTATTTACAAAACGAGCCAATGAATTATTGTCATTGTTTAGTTTGCAAGGAAGCGCTCATGATTTAATAGAGGGATATTCTCATGGGATGAAACAGAAAATGGCTTTATGTGGTGCCTTGATTCATGAGCCGGAAGTTGTTTTTCTGGACGAGCCGACAGTTGGGTTAGACCCGAAGAGTGCGAAGACGTTGAAGAATCACCTTCGTCATTTATGTGATAGAGGGACGACTGTTTTCCTGACCACACATATTCTCGAAATTGCCGAGCAAATGTGTGATCGAGTTGGCATTATTTTAAATGGAGATTTGATTGCTCTTGGGACGATGGATGAATTGCGTGAGAGAAGTAGCCAGGCAAGTCTAGAGGATATTTTCCTTGAGCTAACAGGTGGGGAAGAAGCTCAAGATATCATTAGCGAGCTTTCGAAGGATGATAAAGGTGAGTAA
- a CDS encoding helix-turn-helix domain-containing protein, translating into MKFEIVQPTKLLRPWIECYWNVQLDTGAKPKNEVILPNGKIEMIFALEGNYQVVNRRTHKMKHAWLSGIHHEPLEIHYNGKSNLIGIRFYPHGIFPFLHVPIQETVNQVENLYAVWDVFYEEIFETLCMLKGQKNTYIALDQLLLRKITERKTSHHQVLANIVEQIRMNPQQSIPKLAASIGFTQRHLNRLFKDHTGITPKLLSQIFRFEKAFSYLHSQSEEEVADIISTLGYYDQSHFNKEFKRFSGMTPLEYKQRAIESSNFL; encoded by the coding sequence ATGAAATTTGAAATTGTCCAACCTACTAAACTATTAAGACCATGGATTGAATGTTATTGGAACGTGCAATTAGATACGGGGGCAAAGCCAAAGAATGAAGTGATCTTGCCTAACGGAAAAATTGAAATGATTTTCGCACTGGAAGGAAATTATCAAGTGGTTAACCGGCGAACCCATAAAATGAAGCACGCATGGCTGTCAGGCATCCACCATGAACCGCTAGAAATTCACTACAATGGGAAATCGAATTTGATTGGAATTCGTTTTTACCCACACGGGATTTTTCCGTTTCTCCATGTTCCTATTCAAGAAACTGTAAATCAGGTGGAGAATTTATACGCTGTTTGGGACGTGTTCTATGAAGAGATTTTTGAAACACTTTGTATGTTAAAAGGGCAGAAGAACACCTATATCGCTTTGGATCAGTTGTTACTGAGGAAAATAACCGAAAGAAAAACAAGCCACCATCAAGTTTTAGCGAACATAGTAGAGCAAATTAGAATGAACCCACAACAATCTATCCCTAAACTAGCAGCGTCCATTGGTTTTACACAAAGACATTTAAACCGTTTATTTAAAGATCACACTGGCATTACTCCGAAGTTATTATCCCAGATCTTTCGTTTTGAAAAAGCCTTCTCGTACCTACATTCACAGTCGGAAGAGGAAGTTGCTGATATCATTTCCACACTTGGATATTACGATCAATCCCATTTTAACAAAGAATTTAAACGTTTCTCTGGCATGACTCCGTTAGAATATAAACAAAGAGCTATTGAATCAAGTAACTTTTTATAA
- a CDS encoding putative ABC transporter permease subunit: MTGKLLKTQWKMFFNGMKAKGMKGQAGLIFSLIVIGILALLLSKLVWDIADSIPIPIIEVLFPYIFLMSIGMILLIGVPQVFKNLYSEGDLSFLFTLPIPTRKIFWAKYIQSFIGIPLIVFAITMIPAFIFGIRTGASITYYPVVVVILFSNVVIGMSLAYLLNLGLIQVLPPKRANELMTVMSALTGLLIYFLFQVPNLFLRDSMNQDMVRQLPSFPSWVPLSWGGDAITSVLVGGTGFILPTVLSALVALFLAVLASTLVERGFRTGWIRLSEGSGRKKKKKQNLKSSGSVRHPVVSVGIKEWRAIQRDLREWMVFMPIGFFIIFGVFGFISSGADLSTLLEYEQETWIIAQLIFLFIYANFNGPMAAAAVAREAKSMWLLQILPLTGRQIAIGKLWISWLLSWVILSFIQMIIGILLGWSVLYIVGGLVLTALASIGVSGIGLWMGTIGAKYNPANPQSRLTFAPSLVLLILSYVYLFVSLISLAFIVLPASLRDFFLGQQSMGGFIGFMMNIGTFIVEMKTTSPAFAVLIGVVGLVVVSIGTAVITIQLAAKRFDKGIDIEMVQANSGRGLR, translated from the coding sequence ATGACGGGAAAGCTCCTAAAAACGCAGTGGAAAATGTTTTTTAACGGGATGAAAGCAAAAGGGATGAAGGGGCAGGCGGGGCTTATCTTTTCCCTTATTGTCATTGGGATACTGGCACTTTTACTCTCTAAGCTGGTTTGGGATATTGCGGACAGCATTCCGATCCCAATTATTGAAGTATTATTTCCGTACATATTCTTAATGTCCATTGGGATGATTTTGTTAATTGGAGTTCCACAGGTTTTTAAAAACTTGTATTCAGAAGGGGATTTGTCGTTTCTGTTTACACTTCCTATTCCGACAAGAAAAATCTTCTGGGCTAAGTATATTCAAAGTTTTATTGGGATTCCTTTGATTGTGTTTGCAATTACGATGATTCCTGCCTTCATTTTCGGTATTCGAACAGGAGCAAGCATTACTTACTACCCTGTCGTAGTGGTTATTTTGTTTAGTAACGTCGTGATCGGAATGTCATTGGCCTATTTACTAAACCTCGGTTTAATTCAGGTGTTGCCACCAAAGCGTGCCAATGAATTGATGACGGTCATGAGTGCTTTGACCGGACTCCTGATTTATTTCCTTTTTCAGGTTCCCAATCTATTTTTAAGGGATTCTATGAATCAAGACATGGTGAGGCAGCTCCCTAGTTTTCCTAGCTGGGTACCATTAAGCTGGGGAGGAGATGCCATTACCTCAGTATTAGTTGGGGGAACGGGATTTATCCTACCGACTGTATTGAGTGCACTTGTTGCATTATTTCTTGCTGTCCTTGCGTCAACCCTTGTAGAAAGAGGCTTTCGAACAGGCTGGATTCGTTTAAGTGAGGGAAGCGGAAGGAAGAAAAAGAAGAAACAAAATCTGAAAAGTAGTGGGTCAGTCAGACACCCTGTTGTGTCTGTAGGAATCAAAGAATGGCGTGCCATCCAAAGAGATTTGAGAGAATGGATGGTGTTTATGCCGATTGGCTTTTTCATCATATTCGGTGTCTTTGGATTTATCAGCAGCGGGGCAGACTTGAGCACTCTTTTAGAATATGAACAGGAAACGTGGATCATTGCACAGCTTATTTTCTTGTTTATTTATGCAAACTTCAATGGACCTATGGCAGCCGCAGCAGTTGCAAGAGAAGCGAAATCGATGTGGCTATTGCAAATTCTCCCGTTAACAGGAAGGCAAATCGCCATCGGTAAGCTATGGATTAGCTGGCTATTGTCTTGGGTGATTCTTTCCTTTATTCAAATGATTATCGGGATCTTGCTAGGCTGGTCGGTTCTATATATTGTTGGTGGATTGGTGTTAACAGCTCTTGCTTCCATTGGTGTTAGCGGAATTGGTTTATGGATGGGGACGATTGGTGCAAAATATAATCCAGCAAATCCACAAAGTCGATTAACATTTGCACCATCATTGGTCCTTCTCATTTTATCGTACGTTTATTTATTCGTGTCGTTGATCAGTCTTGCATTCATTGTGTTACCGGCAAGCTTACGTGATTTTTTCTTAGGGCAACAATCAATGGGTGGATTCATCGGGTTTATGATGAATATCGGTACCTTTATTGTGGAGATGAAAACCACGTCACCTGCTTTTGCCGTATTGATTGGGGTTGTCGGATTGGTGGTTGTGTCCATCGGGACGGCAGTTATCACCATCCAATTGGCGGCGAAACGGTTTGATAAGGGAATTGATATTGAGATGGTTCAGGCGAATAGTGGGCGTGGGTTGAGGTAA
- a CDS encoding DUF1761 domain-containing protein, whose amino-acid sequence MDFQESLESINYLAVIVAALSAFLIGGVWYSVLFAKSWMTENGFSDEDLRKGNMGKIFGGSLLLSFIISFVLVVFLVI is encoded by the coding sequence ATGGATTTTCAGGAATCATTAGAGTCAATTAACTATTTGGCCGTTATAGTAGCCGCCTTATCAGCTTTTTTAATTGGTGGCGTATGGTATTCAGTGTTATTTGCGAAATCATGGATGACGGAGAATGGTTTCAGTGACGAAGATTTAAGAAAAGGAAATATGGGTAAGATTTTTGGTGGTTCTTTGCTATTATCTTTTATTATTTCATTTGTTTTAGTTGTGTTTTTAGTAATCTGA